A portion of the Trueperaceae bacterium genome contains these proteins:
- a CDS encoding serine/threonine protein kinase — protein sequence MSRLGSGQTAYVFLARHAVFGDVALKLPRPELEQRPVLRKMFENEVAITSRLASGNVVTAFEGFPTGRGAFLALEYCEGGTLDQHLLEKGRMPLERCYRFVLDVAAGLSHSHERQVLHRDVKPANVFLTADGHAKLGDFGTGVFMGDEGTDRVGTAFYMAPEVFEGNPAGVRSDIYSLGVLAYEVIAGERPFVGASYDALMVAHRTGVPKDLRTLRPGLGIEVVRVVSHAMMRDPAKRFGSAREFAVALARAAGLAEAAGGEAEADGAAQQPAGRGGRPGTRPGTRPGATAGSEAGKGEGERGTARAAGRRGGGLFGWLRRRRD from the coding sequence GTGAGCCGGCTCGGATCCGGGCAGACGGCCTACGTCTTCCTCGCCCGCCACGCCGTCTTCGGCGACGTGGCGCTGAAGCTGCCGCGGCCCGAGCTGGAGCAGCGCCCCGTCCTGCGCAAGATGTTCGAGAACGAGGTGGCCATCACGAGCCGCCTGGCCTCCGGCAACGTCGTGACCGCCTTCGAGGGATTCCCGACCGGCCGCGGCGCCTTCCTGGCGCTCGAGTACTGCGAGGGGGGCACGCTCGACCAGCACCTGCTCGAGAAGGGGCGGATGCCGCTCGAGCGCTGTTACCGCTTCGTGCTCGACGTGGCCGCCGGGCTGAGCCATAGCCACGAGCGGCAGGTGCTGCACCGCGACGTCAAGCCAGCCAACGTCTTCCTGACCGCCGACGGTCACGCGAAGCTCGGCGACTTCGGCACGGGCGTCTTCATGGGCGACGAGGGAACGGACCGCGTGGGCACCGCCTTCTACATGGCGCCCGAGGTCTTCGAGGGCAACCCCGCCGGGGTGCGGTCCGACATCTACTCGCTGGGGGTGCTCGCCTACGAGGTGATCGCTGGCGAGCGGCCGTTCGTCGGCGCCTCGTACGACGCCCTGATGGTCGCGCACCGCACGGGGGTGCCCAAGGACCTGCGCACCCTGCGCCCCGGCCTCGGCATCGAGGTGGTGCGCGTCGTGTCGCACGCCATGATGCGCGACCCGGCCAAGCGCTTCGGGTCGGCGCGGGAGTTCGCGGTGGCGTTGGCCCGCGCCGCCGGCCTGGCGGAGGCGGCGGGCGGCGAGGCCGAGGCCGATGGGGCGGCGCAGCAGCCGGCGGGACGGGGCGGCAGGCCCGGCACGCGGCCGGGGACGCGTCCCGGCGCCACCGCCGGGAGCGAGGCCGGCAAGGGTGAGGGCGAGCGGGGGACCGCGCGGGCGGCGGGGCGGCGCGGCGGCGGCCTGTTCGGTTGGTTGAGGCGCAGGCGCGACTGA
- a CDS encoding metal-dependent hydrolase translates to MKLRYLGHSGLALALDGREVLVDPFITGNPRAGADLAELAPDMIVITHAHGDHWGDTPVLAERSGATVVGTAEVAAYAAGLGLAEHAMNIGGSFDFGFVRVTATPAWHSSSFPDGTYGGMPTGVVLDVAGKRVYHAGDTALFSDMALVARGGLDVAFLPIGDNFTMGPADALEAVRLLKPTVVVPIHYDTFPVIAQDAAAFKAAVEESTGSSCVVLAPGEVMTL, encoded by the coding sequence GTGAAGTTGCGTTACCTTGGGCACTCGGGTCTGGCGCTGGCGCTCGACGGCAGGGAGGTCCTGGTCGACCCGTTCATCACGGGCAACCCGCGAGCCGGCGCCGACCTGGCGGAACTGGCGCCCGACATGATCGTCATCACGCACGCCCACGGCGACCATTGGGGCGACACGCCGGTCCTCGCCGAGCGCTCCGGCGCGACGGTGGTCGGCACCGCAGAGGTGGCCGCCTACGCCGCCGGACTCGGGCTCGCCGAGCACGCGATGAACATCGGTGGCAGCTTCGATTTCGGCTTCGTGCGCGTAACCGCCACCCCGGCCTGGCACTCCAGCTCGTTCCCGGACGGCACGTACGGCGGCATGCCCACCGGCGTCGTCCTCGACGTCGCCGGCAAGCGGGTCTACCACGCGGGCGACACGGCCCTCTTCTCCGACATGGCGTTGGTGGCCCGCGGCGGGCTCGACGTGGCGTTCCTGCCCATAGGCGACAACTTCACGATGGGGCCCGCCGACGCCCTCGAGGCCGTCAGGCTCCTCAAGCCGACGGTGGTGGTGCCCATCCACTACGACACGTTCCCAGTCATCGCGCAGGACGCGGCGGCGTTCAAGGCCGCCGTCGAGGAGTCGACGGGCTCGTCGTGCGTGGTGTTGGCCCCCGGTGAGGTAATGACGCTCTGA
- the uvrA gene encoding excinuclease ABC subunit UvrA: MQDLVIRGARAHNLKNVDLELPRNKFIVFTGVSGSGKSTLAFDTIYAEGQRRYVESLSAYARQFLGIMDKPDVDSIEGLSPAISIDQKTTSHNPRSTVGTVTEIHDYLRLLFARVGVPHCPVCGRVIQRQSASEIVDRLLERFAGKRAMLLAPVVRGRKGEYRKLFTDLKKEGFARVRLDGTVQTIEQALDADLERHEKHDIDVVIDRVVLDAHDRSRIAESTELALAKGDGLLRAFLPDDGVDELFSEKFACPEHGTFLEELEPRTFSFNAPYGACAHCSGLGYLQQFDPELIVPDPALSVGQGAIAPWTGNRGDGGKVFYWDRLRALADYTGFDIGAPWRELPERARQTILYGSDEPIEVVYERGGRETMRFRAEFEGVIPNLQRRLKEAVSETVRERLEEYMSLVPCQECGGTRYKPEVLAVTVGARNIAEVSRMTVRESRELFAGYPLDGAHEHIARPILREINARLGFLEDVGLDYLSLDRSANTLSGGEAQRIRLATQVGSGLTGVLYVLDEPSIGLHPRDNARLLHTLLSLRDLGNTLIVVEHDEETMRAADYIVDLGPGAGVHGGRVVAAAPPDVLAKDEASLTAKYLRGELKIDVPARRREGNGKLLTIQGAREHNLKGIDVDIPLGTLTCVTGASGSGKSTLVHGILHAALARQLYRAKAQPGAHTRIKGAENVDKVIEIDQSPIGRTPRSNPATYTGIFTDIRDLFTRAPEARKRGYKPGRFSFNVKGGRCEACKGDGTVKVEMYFLPDVYVPCEVCKGARYNRETLEVKIRGRSIADVLNMTTDEGLEFFENIPTIARKLQLMQDVGLGYLRIGQPSPTLSGGEAQRVKLASELGRRGTGQTLYILDEPTTGLHFDDTRKLLDVLHRLVDQGNTLVVIEHNLDVIKTADWIIDLGPDGGDRGGTIVATGTPEEVANVSASSTGQFLRHVPELRARLREVADVA; encoded by the coding sequence TTGCAGGACCTGGTCATCCGCGGGGCACGCGCTCACAACCTCAAGAACGTCGACCTGGAACTACCCCGCAACAAGTTCATCGTGTTCACCGGAGTGTCCGGTTCGGGCAAGTCGACCCTGGCGTTCGACACCATCTACGCGGAGGGCCAACGGCGGTACGTCGAGAGCCTGTCTGCCTACGCGCGGCAGTTCCTCGGGATCATGGACAAGCCCGACGTCGACTCCATCGAGGGTCTGAGCCCCGCCATCAGCATCGACCAGAAGACCACCAGCCACAACCCGCGCTCCACGGTCGGCACGGTCACCGAGATCCACGACTACCTGCGCCTCCTGTTCGCGCGCGTCGGGGTGCCCCACTGCCCCGTCTGCGGGCGCGTGATCCAGCGCCAGTCGGCCAGCGAGATAGTCGACCGCCTGCTCGAGCGCTTCGCCGGCAAGCGCGCCATGCTCCTGGCTCCCGTGGTGCGCGGTCGCAAGGGCGAGTACCGCAAGCTCTTCACCGACCTCAAGAAGGAGGGGTTCGCGCGGGTGCGCCTCGACGGCACCGTGCAGACCATCGAACAGGCGCTCGACGCCGACCTCGAGCGTCACGAGAAGCACGACATCGACGTCGTGATAGACCGCGTGGTGCTGGACGCGCACGACCGCTCGCGCATCGCCGAGTCCACCGAACTCGCCCTCGCCAAGGGCGACGGGCTGCTGCGGGCGTTCCTGCCCGACGACGGCGTCGACGAGCTGTTCAGCGAGAAGTTCGCCTGCCCGGAGCACGGCACCTTCCTGGAGGAGCTCGAGCCCCGCACCTTCTCGTTCAACGCCCCCTACGGCGCCTGCGCCCACTGCAGCGGCCTCGGTTACCTCCAACAGTTCGATCCCGAGCTGATCGTCCCCGACCCGGCGTTGTCGGTCGGGCAGGGCGCCATCGCCCCCTGGACGGGCAACCGCGGCGACGGCGGCAAGGTCTTCTACTGGGACAGGCTGCGCGCGCTGGCCGACTACACCGGCTTCGACATCGGCGCGCCGTGGCGGGAGCTCCCCGAACGGGCCCGCCAGACGATCCTGTACGGCAGCGACGAGCCCATCGAGGTGGTGTACGAGCGCGGCGGTCGCGAGACCATGCGCTTCAGGGCCGAGTTCGAGGGCGTGATCCCCAACCTGCAGCGGCGCCTGAAGGAGGCCGTGAGCGAGACCGTGCGCGAGCGGCTCGAGGAGTACATGTCGCTCGTGCCGTGCCAGGAGTGCGGCGGCACGCGCTACAAGCCGGAGGTGCTGGCGGTCACGGTGGGCGCCAGGAACATCGCCGAGGTCAGCCGCATGACGGTGCGTGAGAGCCGCGAGCTGTTCGCCGGCTACCCGCTGGACGGCGCGCACGAGCACATCGCCCGGCCCATCCTGCGCGAGATAAACGCCCGCCTCGGCTTCCTCGAGGACGTCGGCCTCGACTACCTCAGCCTCGACCGCAGCGCGAACACCCTGTCGGGCGGCGAGGCGCAGCGCATCCGGCTCGCCACCCAGGTTGGTAGCGGGCTCACCGGCGTGCTGTACGTGCTCGACGAGCCCTCCATCGGCCTCCACCCGCGCGACAACGCGCGCCTCCTCCACACGCTGCTCAGCCTCCGCGACCTCGGCAACACCCTGATCGTGGTGGAGCACGACGAGGAGACCATGCGCGCGGCCGATTACATCGTCGACCTGGGGCCCGGCGCGGGCGTGCACGGTGGCCGCGTCGTCGCGGCGGCGCCACCCGACGTGCTCGCCAAGGACGAGGCGTCGTTGACCGCCAAGTACCTCCGCGGTGAGCTCAAGATCGACGTGCCGGCCCGCCGCCGCGAGGGGAACGGCAAGCTGCTCACCATCCAGGGGGCGCGGGAACACAACCTCAAGGGCATCGACGTCGACATCCCGTTGGGCACCCTCACCTGCGTCACGGGGGCGTCCGGTTCGGGCAAGTCGACCCTGGTGCACGGGATACTGCACGCGGCGCTCGCCAGGCAGCTCTACCGCGCCAAGGCCCAGCCGGGCGCGCACACCCGCATCAAGGGCGCCGAGAACGTCGACAAGGTCATCGAGATCGACCAGTCGCCCATCGGCCGCACGCCGCGCTCGAACCCGGCCACCTACACGGGCATCTTCACCGACATCCGCGACCTGTTCACCCGCGCGCCTGAGGCGCGCAAGCGCGGCTACAAGCCGGGGCGCTTCTCCTTCAACGTCAAGGGGGGCCGTTGCGAGGCGTGCAAGGGCGACGGCACGGTCAAGGTCGAGATGTACTTCCTGCCCGACGTCTACGTGCCGTGCGAGGTCTGCAAGGGGGCGCGCTACAACCGGGAGACGCTCGAGGTGAAGATCCGCGGTCGCTCCATCGCCGACGTGCTGAACATGACGACCGACGAGGGCCTCGAGTTCTTCGAGAACATCCCTACCATCGCCCGCAAGCTCCAGTTGATGCAGGACGTCGGGCTCGGCTACCTGCGCATCGGCCAACCCTCGCCCACGCTGTCGGGCGGCGAGGCGCAGCGCGTGAAGCTCGCCAGCGAGCTGGGGCGGCGCGGCACGGGCCAGACCCTCTACATCCTCGACGAACCCACGACGGGCCTCCACTTCGACGACACCCGCAAGCTCCTCGACGTCCTCCACCGCCTCGTGGACCAGGGGAACACGCTGGTGGTCATCGAGCACAACCTCGACGTCATCAAGACGGCCGACTGGATCATCGACCTCGGGCCGGACGGCGGCGACAGGGGCGGCACCATCGTCGCGACCGGCACGCCCGAGGAGGTGGCCAACGTCAGCGCCAGCTCGACCGGCCAGTTCCTGCGCCACGTCCCGGAGTTGCGCGCGCGCCTGCGCGAGGTGGCCGACGTCGCCTGA
- the sufC gene encoding Fe-S cluster assembly ATPase SufC, with product MSDKQLEIRGLHARIVGGDEILKGVDLVVPRGEVHALMGPNGSGKSTLAKVIAGDPQYEITAGDILLEGQSILEMEPDERAREGLYLAFQYPVEVPGVSIANFLRLALNARREEGDEIGVMEFYKKLQRAVKELNWDDSIIERNLHEGFSGGEKKRSEILQLLVLEPRYAILDETDSGLDVDALKVVSQGVNAARGPEFGALVITHYQRLLNYIVPDRVHVMVHGRVVKSGPKELAMELDQKGYEWVREAVGA from the coding sequence ATGAGCGACAAGCAACTCGAGATCAGGGGCCTACACGCCCGGATCGTCGGCGGCGACGAGATCCTGAAGGGGGTCGACCTGGTCGTGCCCCGCGGCGAGGTGCACGCCCTGATGGGCCCCAACGGCTCCGGCAAGTCCACGCTCGCCAAGGTGATCGCCGGCGACCCCCAGTACGAGATCACCGCGGGCGACATCCTGCTCGAGGGCCAGTCGATCCTAGAGATGGAGCCAGACGAGCGCGCCCGCGAGGGGCTCTACCTCGCGTTCCAGTACCCCGTCGAGGTCCCGGGCGTCTCCATCGCCAACTTCCTGCGGCTGGCGCTCAACGCGCGTCGCGAGGAGGGCGACGAGATCGGCGTCATGGAGTTCTACAAGAAGCTGCAGCGCGCCGTGAAGGAACTCAACTGGGACGACTCGATCATCGAGCGCAACCTTCACGAGGGGTTCTCCGGCGGGGAGAAGAAGCGCTCCGAGATCCTGCAGCTCCTCGTGTTGGAGCCGCGCTACGCCATCCTCGACGAGACCGACTCCGGCCTCGACGTCGACGCGCTCAAGGTGGTCTCGCAGGGCGTCAACGCGGCGCGGGGCCCGGAGTTCGGGGCCCTCGTCATCACGCACTACCAGCGCCTCCTCAACTACATCGTCCCCGACCGGGTGCACGTCATGGTCCACGGCCGCGTGGTCAAGTCGGGCCCCAAGGAGCTCGCCATGGAGCTCGACCAGAAGGGCTACGAGTGGGTCCGCGAGGCCGTGGGGGCCTGA